In Janthinobacterium sp. 67, a genomic segment contains:
- a CDS encoding DMT family transporter — MSSPLLFIIACLIWGSTFWAITLQLGDVAPAVSVVYRFGLASATLFAWCAVRGDRLRLPWRAQKWMLLQGLASFALSYVCTYSSEQYLVSALVSVLFALMVFWTPLLNRIAFGTPITWSTCCAAFVAICGIVLLFYQSIGAALQDILGGGNGHFLLGFILALVATISSTAGNALVMKVREHSGNVMLTMAWTMLWGTLMVAAWAIATGQAWHLPTRASYWLGLVYLAIFGSVIAFSAYFTLIARIGTQKTVYIGVVTPVISVLLSVQFEHYRPATIEWVGMVLCLSSVAWALTSGARKTAAVASLSTTPSAKAT, encoded by the coding sequence ATGTCATCTCCTCTCCTGTTCATCATTGCCTGCCTGATCTGGGGCTCCACCTTCTGGGCCATCACCTTGCAGCTGGGCGACGTCGCCCCCGCCGTTTCCGTGGTCTACCGCTTCGGCCTCGCGTCCGCCACCCTGTTCGCCTGGTGCGCCGTGCGCGGCGACCGCTTGCGCCTGCCCTGGCGCGCGCAAAAATGGATGCTGCTGCAGGGGCTGGCCTCGTTTGCCCTCAGCTATGTGTGTACTTACAGCTCGGAGCAATACCTGGTGTCGGCCCTCGTCAGCGTGCTGTTCGCGCTGATGGTGTTCTGGACGCCGTTGCTCAACCGTATCGCTTTCGGCACACCGATCACCTGGAGCACCTGCTGCGCGGCATTTGTCGCCATCTGCGGCATCGTGCTGCTGTTTTACCAGTCCATCGGCGCGGCGCTGCAAGATATCCTGGGCGGCGGCAATGGCCATTTTCTGCTGGGCTTTATCCTGGCGCTGGTGGCGACCATCTCGAGCACGGCAGGCAACGCCCTCGTCATGAAAGTGCGCGAACATTCCGGCAACGTGATGCTGACCATGGCCTGGACCATGCTGTGGGGCACCTTGATGGTGGCCGCCTGGGCCATCGCCACGGGCCAGGCCTGGCATTTGCCCACGCGCGCCAGTTACTGGCTGGGATTGGTGTACCTGGCCATCTTCGGCTCGGTGATCGCCTTCAGCGCGTATTTCACCTTAATCGCCCGCATCGGCACCCAAAAGACCGTGTATATCGGCGTCGTCACGCCCGTCATTTCCGTGCTGCTGTCGGTGCAGTTCGAACACTACCGGCCCGCCACCATCGAATGGGTGGGCATGGTGCTGTGCCTGTCGAGCGTGGCCTGGGCCCTGACGTCGGGCGCGCGCAAGACGGCTGCCGTCGCTTCCCTTTCCACCACTCCATCAGCAAAGGCAACATGA
- a CDS encoding HDOD domain-containing protein gives MMRAAAQKQVVQEDPVDALMRSIRIPPRPSLLVDLQRELAEQDPSPRRIARIIADDVGMSGALLKLANSPFYGAARKAKSVEQGINFLGINQCSAMMTGLLARQALEADGVELSNFWDVSAKRARALVFTSRKLRIAPPDIAHTFGLFCDIGVPLLMNRFPDYVNTYAAAANDAHNCFTTLEDARHQTNHAAIGCLLARNWGLSSDVSWAILHHHDYTVLADPSTDDAIRSLVALSLLAEKGIQRYHGNSTSLEWDKGGELACQHLGLSQEEAADLLDELHEMFDTDH, from the coding sequence ATGATGAGAGCGGCAGCGCAAAAGCAGGTAGTGCAGGAAGATCCGGTTGACGCCCTGATGCGTTCCATCCGCATCCCGCCGCGTCCCAGCCTGCTGGTCGACCTGCAGCGCGAACTGGCGGAACAGGACCCGTCGCCGCGCCGCATCGCGCGCATCATCGCCGACGACGTCGGTATGTCCGGTGCCCTGCTGAAATTGGCCAATTCACCGTTCTATGGCGCCGCGCGCAAGGCCAAGTCCGTCGAGCAAGGCATCAACTTTCTTGGCATTAACCAGTGCAGCGCCATGATGACGGGCTTGCTGGCACGCCAGGCGCTGGAAGCGGACGGCGTGGAACTGAGCAATTTCTGGGACGTGTCGGCCAAGCGCGCGCGCGCCCTGGTATTTACCTCGCGCAAGTTGCGCATCGCCCCGCCCGACATCGCCCACACCTTCGGCCTGTTCTGCGATATCGGCGTGCCCCTGCTGATGAACCGCTTCCCCGATTACGTCAACACGTACGCGGCGGCGGCCAACGATGCGCACAATTGTTTTACGACGCTGGAAGACGCGCGCCACCAGACCAACCACGCGGCCATCGGCTGCTTGCTGGCGCGCAACTGGGGCTTGTCCTCCGACGTGTCCTGGGCGATTTTGCATCACCACGACTACACGGTGCTGGCCGACCCGTCCACGGACGACGCCATCCGCTCGCTCGTCGCCCTGTCGCTGCTGGCCGAAAAGGGCATTCAGCGCTACCATGGCAACAGTACCTCGCTCGAGTGGGACAAGGGCGGCGAACTTGCTTGCCAGCATCTTGGCCTGTCGCAGGAAGAAGCCGCCGACCTGCTCGACGAATTGCACGAGATGTTCGATACCGACCATTGA
- a CDS encoding fumarylacetoacetate hydrolase family protein: MKLVRYGRPGKEKPGLIDEEGKLRDLSGVIADIDGTQLSDKAVRKLAKLDEKTLPLVRGNPRFGVPLAKVGKFIGIGLNYADHAAESGMAIPAEPIVFMKAITCLNGPDDNVVLPKGSKKTDWEVELGVVIGTRAQYVSEEDALKYVAGYCVVNDISERSFQLERGGQWDKGKGCDTFGPVGPWLVTRDEVIDEQNLDLYLEVNGKRMQTGNTQTMIFTVAQIVSYLSQFMTLEPGDVIATGTPPGVGQGRKPQRFLKKGDSMRLGIAGLGEQQQDVVAWTA; encoded by the coding sequence ATGAAACTCGTTCGTTATGGACGTCCAGGCAAGGAAAAACCGGGCCTGATCGATGAAGAAGGCAAACTGCGCGACCTGTCCGGCGTGATTGCCGATATTGACGGCACACAACTGTCCGACAAGGCCGTGCGCAAGCTGGCCAAGCTCGACGAAAAGACCTTGCCTCTCGTGCGCGGCAATCCACGCTTCGGCGTGCCGCTGGCGAAAGTCGGCAAGTTCATCGGCATCGGCCTGAACTACGCGGATCACGCGGCCGAGTCCGGCATGGCTATCCCCGCCGAACCCATCGTCTTCATGAAGGCCATTACTTGCCTGAATGGCCCGGACGACAATGTCGTATTGCCAAAAGGTTCCAAGAAGACGGATTGGGAAGTGGAACTGGGCGTGGTCATCGGCACGCGCGCGCAATACGTGAGCGAAGAAGACGCCTTGAAATACGTGGCCGGCTATTGCGTCGTCAACGACATTTCCGAGCGTTCGTTCCAGCTGGAACGGGGCGGCCAGTGGGACAAGGGCAAGGGTTGCGACACCTTCGGCCCTGTCGGCCCGTGGCTGGTGACGCGCGATGAAGTCATCGACGAGCAAAACCTGGACCTGTACCTGGAAGTGAACGGCAAGCGCATGCAGACCGGCAATACGCAAACCATGATCTTCACGGTGGCGCAGATCGTCAGCTATTTGTCGCAATTCATGACCCTGGAACCGGGCGACGTCATCGCCACGGGCACGCCACCGGGCGTGGGCCAGGGCCGCAAGCCGCAGCGTTTCCTGAAAAAAGGCGACAGCATGCGTCTGGGTATCGCCGGCCTGGGCGAACAGCAGCAGGACGTGGTCGCCTGGACCGCCTGA
- a CDS encoding DNA-deoxyinosine glycosylase, protein MNSPAILPDAAADPRKRCFDPVVDAGTRLLILGSLPGEKSLAHSQYYAHPQNKFWMLLGEVLGVDLKSQAYEERLATLLARGVGLWDVVAQAQRTGSLDSNIRDRDDNDLVALAASLPQLQTIAFNGGTAAKLGIKVLGEHAQRYRIVSLPSSSPAYTLAYGAKLLQWKTLQPL, encoded by the coding sequence TTGAATAGCCCAGCCATCTTGCCAGACGCCGCCGCCGACCCGCGCAAGCGCTGTTTCGATCCCGTCGTCGATGCCGGCACGCGCTTGCTGATACTGGGCAGCTTGCCCGGCGAAAAATCGCTGGCGCACAGCCAGTACTATGCGCATCCGCAAAACAAGTTCTGGATGCTGCTGGGCGAAGTGCTGGGCGTGGATTTGAAAAGCCAGGCCTATGAGGAACGTCTGGCGACCTTGCTGGCGCGCGGCGTGGGATTGTGGGACGTGGTGGCGCAGGCGCAGCGAACGGGCAGCCTGGACAGCAATATCCGCGACCGCGACGATAACGACCTCGTGGCCCTGGCCGCCAGCCTGCCCCAGCTGCAGACGATCGCCTTCAACGGCGGCACGGCCGCGAAGCTGGGCATCAAGGTGCTGGGCGAGCACGCCCAGCGCTACCGCATCGTCAGTTTGCCGTCGAGCAGCCCGGCTTACACGCTCGCGTATGGCGCCAAGTTGCTGCAATGGAAAACACTACAGCCCTTGTAA
- a CDS encoding methyl-accepting chemotaxis protein: MLNQLRIGPKLLLAPSLVLLLLILSSTGAWYGMVRQNASLENMVRVRITHLKAAADVAGDAKEVHGNMYQLLSWTNGSFAKARLDTLEQQIKARHAAIGTQLATLRTTATDAERSLVDAAIAALAGYRKAVLETMEMAQMDQSIATNSMLKAETQFVQFNTQLAQLSALETTLSSQAHAAASAEFRSLGWSLLLTVLLSILVSIVVTMLVRRAMLVEIRGIADAVQDLAAGKLTAGAPKQGNDEIAATSRVLDQTIAHLNQTLRTIMGAVQSIDTASREIATGNLDLSARTEMQASSLEETSSAMEALTQAVNDNADNAQLACELAGQASTLAVQGGAAMQQAVTTMATIRANSRQIVDIIGVIDGISFQTNILALNAAVEAARAGEQGRGFAVVASEVRTLAQRSAQAAREIKTLIATSVTTIDGGSVAVQQAGDSMGAIVASVQQVNAIIQRVKEASAEQASGITEVNQAVTQMDDVTQQNAALVEQAAAAAASLQDQAVKLSAAVAVFTLDPLAPAQPASPDEEAFRHPASAQQERRALHSPLRGMPGLHGANTTPQRRRS; encoded by the coding sequence ATGCTCAATCAATTACGCATCGGACCAAAATTATTGCTGGCGCCCTCCCTGGTCTTGCTGCTGCTGATACTCAGCTCGACGGGCGCCTGGTATGGCATGGTGCGGCAAAATGCCTCGCTGGAAAACATGGTGCGGGTGCGCATCACACACTTGAAGGCGGCCGCCGACGTGGCTGGCGACGCCAAAGAGGTGCATGGCAATATGTACCAGTTGCTGTCATGGACGAATGGCAGTTTCGCCAAGGCCCGCCTCGACACATTGGAGCAACAGATCAAGGCGCGCCACGCGGCCATCGGCACCCAGCTGGCCACGCTGCGCACCACGGCCACGGATGCCGAGCGCAGCCTCGTCGATGCCGCCATCGCGGCCCTGGCCGGCTATCGCAAGGCCGTGCTGGAAACCATGGAAATGGCGCAGATGGACCAGTCGATCGCCACCAATTCCATGCTCAAGGCGGAAACCCAGTTCGTGCAGTTCAATACCCAGCTGGCGCAACTGTCGGCCCTGGAAACGACGCTCAGCAGCCAGGCCCATGCGGCCGCCAGCGCCGAGTTCCGCAGCCTGGGCTGGAGCTTGCTGCTGACGGTGCTGCTGTCTATTCTCGTCTCCATCGTCGTGACCATGCTGGTGCGGCGCGCCATGCTGGTGGAAATCCGCGGCATTGCCGACGCCGTGCAAGACTTGGCGGCGGGCAAGCTGACGGCCGGCGCACCCAAGCAGGGCAATGACGAAATCGCCGCCACGTCGCGCGTGCTGGACCAGACCATCGCCCACCTGAACCAGACCTTGCGCACCATCATGGGCGCCGTGCAATCGATCGACACAGCGTCGCGTGAAATTGCCACCGGCAACCTGGATTTATCGGCGCGCACGGAAATGCAGGCCAGTTCGCTGGAAGAAACGTCGAGCGCCATGGAAGCGCTGACGCAAGCCGTCAATGACAATGCCGATAATGCCCAGCTGGCCTGCGAACTGGCGGGGCAAGCTTCCACCCTGGCCGTGCAAGGGGGCGCGGCCATGCAGCAGGCGGTGACGACGATGGCGACGATACGGGCCAATTCGCGCCAGATCGTGGATATTATCGGCGTAATCGATGGCATTTCCTTCCAGACCAATATCCTTGCGCTGAATGCGGCGGTGGAAGCGGCGCGCGCGGGAGAACAAGGCCGCGGCTTTGCCGTGGTGGCGTCCGAAGTGCGCACCCTGGCGCAGCGTTCGGCCCAGGCGGCCAGGGAAATCAAGACCCTGATCGCCACATCCGTCACCACCATCGATGGCGGCAGCGTGGCCGTGCAGCAAGCAGGCGACAGCATGGGCGCCATCGTGGCCTCGGTGCAGCAAGTCAATGCAATCATCCAGCGCGTGAAAGAAGCCAGCGCGGAGCAGGCGTCCGGCATCACGGAAGTGAATCAGGCCGTCACACAGATGGATGACGTCACCCAGCAAAATGCGGCCCTCGTGGAGCAGGCGGCGGCAGCGGCGGCCAGCTTGCAGGACCAGGCCGTCAAATTGTCGGCGGCCGTGGCCGTATTCACCCTCGACCCGCTGGCGCCCGCCCAGCCCGCCTCGCCGGACGAGGAAGCGTTCCGGCATCCGGCCAGTGCGCAGCAGGAGCGGCGCGCACTGCACAGCCCGCTGCGCGGCATGCCCGGCTTGCACGGCGCAAACACGACGCCACAGCGCCGGCGCAGCTAG
- a CDS encoding Mpo1 family 2-hydroxy fatty acid dioxygenase yields the protein MRTIDTLLAQYGESHRNHVNEWVHIVCVPLIVFSLLGLLWSVHPSVALLCSILALYYYYKLSRPFAAGMLAMLAAMLGLLLLMPPLTILPASLALFVLAWIGQFIGHQIEGKKPSFLDDLRFLLVGPLFVLGFLYRRLRLAY from the coding sequence ATGCGCACCATCGACACCCTGCTGGCCCAGTATGGCGAAAGCCACCGCAACCACGTCAATGAATGGGTGCACATCGTGTGCGTGCCGCTGATCGTTTTCAGCTTGCTGGGGCTGCTGTGGAGCGTGCATCCCAGCGTGGCGCTGCTCTGCAGTATTCTGGCCTTATACTATTACTACAAGCTGTCGCGCCCGTTTGCGGCGGGCATGCTGGCGATGCTGGCCGCCATGCTGGGCCTGCTGCTGCTGATGCCCCCGCTGACCATCCTGCCCGCGTCGCTGGCGCTGTTCGTGCTGGCCTGGATAGGCCAGTTCATCGGCCACCAGATCGAAGGCAAGAAACCGTCGTTTTTGGACGATTTGCGCTTTTTACTGGTGGGACCGCTGTTCGTGCTGGGATTTTTGTACCGGCGCCTGCGGCTGGCGTATTGA
- a CDS encoding KamA family radical SAM protein, producing the protein MSALITEPFPPKFKPYTRQTIQQARQWKWLPEEQRAAVQVVSHVLPFRTNEYVLDQLIDWNNIPDDPIYRLVFPHRDMLPPEQYAHLRDLVLVKQDKAAIDAYVHGLRLGMNPHPAGQMTHNVPRVNDAPVRGLQHKYAQTVLFFPSAGQTCHAYCTFCFRWPQFVGMDDMKFDARESHELVAYLKLHPEVTDVLFTGGDPMIMNTRQLAAYLEPLLAPGLEHIQNIRIGTKAVAYWPQRFVSDRDADDLMRLFERIVKAGKNLAVMGHYSHAVELRQDIAQQAVKRIVSTGATLRMQGPLIRHINEDPASWAELWQTGTRLGAIPYYMFVERDTGPRGYFELPLAKAHEIFQAAYQMVSGLSRTVRGPSMSAFPGKVVIDGIVTINGEKLFALQFLQARNPDWVRRPFYAKFDAEATWLDHLKPAFGHDKFFFETDEPVPQLPHKIIRLAQAA; encoded by the coding sequence GTGTCCGCACTCATTACCGAGCCGTTTCCACCCAAGTTCAAGCCATATACGCGGCAAACCATACAACAGGCGCGGCAGTGGAAATGGCTGCCTGAAGAGCAGCGTGCAGCCGTGCAAGTGGTGTCGCACGTGTTGCCGTTTCGCACCAATGAATATGTGCTCGACCAGCTGATCGACTGGAACAATATCCCTGACGATCCCATCTACCGTCTCGTCTTTCCCCACCGCGACATGCTGCCGCCCGAGCAGTACGCGCACTTGCGCGACCTGGTGCTGGTCAAGCAGGACAAGGCCGCCATCGACGCCTATGTGCATGGCTTGCGCCTGGGCATGAATCCCCATCCGGCCGGGCAGATGACGCACAACGTGCCGCGGGTCAACGACGCGCCCGTGCGGGGCCTGCAGCATAAATATGCGCAAACGGTGCTGTTCTTCCCCAGCGCGGGCCAGACTTGCCACGCGTATTGCACTTTCTGTTTCCGCTGGCCCCAGTTCGTCGGCATGGACGACATGAAGTTCGATGCGCGCGAGTCGCATGAGCTGGTTGCCTATTTGAAACTGCATCCGGAAGTGACGGACGTGCTGTTCACGGGCGGCGACCCGATGATCATGAACACGCGGCAACTGGCCGCCTACCTGGAGCCGCTGCTGGCGCCGGGCCTGGAACATATCCAGAACATTCGCATCGGCACCAAGGCGGTGGCGTACTGGCCGCAGCGTTTTGTTTCCGACCGCGATGCGGATGACTTGATGCGCCTGTTCGAGCGCATCGTCAAGGCGGGCAAGAACCTGGCCGTGATGGGCCATTACAGCCATGCCGTCGAGTTGCGCCAGGACATCGCCCAGCAAGCCGTGAAACGCATCGTCTCCACGGGCGCCACCTTGCGCATGCAGGGGCCGCTGATCCGCCACATCAATGAAGATCCGGCAAGCTGGGCCGAACTGTGGCAGACGGGCACGCGCCTGGGGGCGATTCCGTATTACATGTTCGTCGAGCGGGACACGGGTCCGCGCGGCTATTTCGAGTTGCCCTTGGCGAAGGCGCACGAGATTTTCCAGGCCGCCTACCAGATGGTGTCCGGCCTGTCGCGCACGGTGCGGGGACCGTCCATGAGCGCCTTTCCCGGCAAGGTCGTCATCGACGGCATCGTCACCATCAACGGCGAAAAACTGTTTGCCCTGCAATTTTTGCAGGCGCGTAACCCGGACTGGGTGCGCCGGCCGTTTTATGCCAAGTTCGATGCGGAAGCGACGTGGCTGGACCATTTGAAGCCCGCGTTCGGCCACGACAAGTTTTTCTTTGAAACGGATGAGCCCGTGCCGCAGTTGCCGCACAAAATCATCCGCCTGGCGCAGGCCGCCTGA
- a CDS encoding MFS transporter yields MHAAVASARSGVAVFCLVFLPFALGHYLSCLLRGVNAVLTAELLGAIALTPTQLGLLTSAFFLAFALVQLPVGMALDRYGPRTVQLWLLALAALGVWLFSRGHSFAGLMWARALMGAGLGGCFMAPVKAISCAIAPSRLPSVHGYLIAVGGLGAATATMPVKLALHYTDWRGVFLGLALAALAIALLIRLLSPAMSAPAAGRDKASKVSVWSVYRDPGFRRAIALILLPHTVFFGVQGLWIGRWLADVGGLSDDNVAYLLYLGMAAVIFGAIGMGMLTEWAGRRAIEPMQVAGAGIVLFVAVQVAMACNVVPSLPLLSVLFTLLGTVTGLEYAIVAQSMPASLTGRAATCLNLLIFTGAFLVQAGFGLILGCWPVNSQQQYPPQAYQAAFGVLAALQLPGLAMFFIHRYRRAGPSGKMAACTAAMINSKEDYETRSLWTSRQGKTGPDR; encoded by the coding sequence ATGCACGCGGCCGTTGCGTCTGCCCGCTCCGGCGTGGCTGTGTTTTGCCTGGTATTCCTGCCGTTCGCGCTCGGCCATTATCTGTCGTGCCTGCTGCGCGGCGTCAACGCCGTGCTGACGGCCGAGTTGCTGGGCGCCATCGCCCTGACGCCAACCCAGCTGGGCCTGCTGACCAGCGCCTTTTTTCTCGCCTTTGCGCTGGTGCAATTGCCGGTCGGCATGGCGCTCGACCGCTACGGTCCCCGCACGGTGCAACTGTGGCTGCTGGCGCTGGCGGCCCTGGGCGTGTGGCTGTTCAGCCGGGGCCATAGCTTTGCCGGGCTGATGTGGGCGCGCGCCTTGATGGGAGCTGGCCTGGGCGGCTGTTTCATGGCGCCCGTGAAAGCGATCTCGTGCGCCATCGCCCCATCGCGCCTGCCTTCCGTGCATGGCTATCTGATCGCCGTGGGCGGCCTGGGTGCGGCCACGGCCACCATGCCCGTCAAGCTGGCCCTGCACTACACGGATTGGCGCGGCGTCTTCCTGGGCCTGGCGCTGGCGGCGCTGGCCATAGCCTTGCTGATCCGCCTGCTGTCGCCGGCCATGTCCGCGCCTGCCGCCGGCAGGGACAAGGCGAGCAAGGTCAGCGTCTGGAGCGTGTACCGCGACCCCGGTTTTCGTCGCGCCATCGCGCTGATCCTGCTGCCGCACACGGTGTTCTTCGGCGTCCAGGGTTTATGGATAGGTCGTTGGCTGGCCGACGTGGGCGGCTTGTCCGACGATAATGTGGCGTACTTGCTGTACCTGGGCATGGCGGCCGTCATCTTCGGCGCCATCGGCATGGGCATGCTGACGGAATGGGCTGGCCGGCGCGCGATTGAGCCGATGCAAGTGGCGGGCGCCGGCATCGTCCTGTTTGTTGCCGTGCAAGTGGCGATGGCCTGCAATGTGGTGCCCAGCCTGCCTTTGCTGTCCGTGCTGTTTACCTTGCTGGGCACGGTGACGGGGCTCGAGTATGCAATCGTCGCGCAAAGCATGCCGGCCAGCCTGACGGGCAGGGCGGCCACCTGCCTCAATTTGCTCATTTTCACGGGCGCCTTCCTGGTGCAGGCGGGCTTTGGCCTGATCCTCGGCTGCTGGCCCGTGAACAGCCAGCAGCAGTATCCGCCGCAGGCCTACCAGGCGGCGTTTGGCGTACTGGCGGCCTTGCAACTGCCGGGACTTGCGATGTTTTTCATCCACCGCTACAGGCGTGCCGGGCCATCCGGTAAAATGGCAGCCTGCACAGCGGCAATGATCAACTCCAAGGAAGACTATGAAACTCGTTCGTTATGGACGTCCAGGCAAGGAAAAACCGGGCCTGATCGATGA
- a CDS encoding GNAT family N-acetyltransferase, translated as MSTSSSLAIRPATASDVAAIFGMIHELAVFEKLEHMMIAKESMLHDSLFGSHPACEALVGEENGEVVTFALFFHNFSTFLCRKGLYLEDLYVKQSVRGKGYGKQMLVALAQLAVERDCGRFEWSVLDWNENAINFYKGMGADVMPDWRICRVAGDALTQLSAGTPTSA; from the coding sequence ATGAGCACCTCTTCCTCCCTCGCCATCCGTCCCGCGACCGCATCCGACGTGGCCGCCATCTTCGGCATGATCCACGAACTGGCCGTGTTTGAAAAACTCGAACACATGATGATCGCCAAGGAATCCATGCTGCACGACAGCCTGTTCGGCTCCCATCCCGCGTGCGAAGCGCTGGTCGGCGAGGAAAATGGCGAAGTCGTGACCTTCGCCCTGTTCTTCCATAATTTTTCCACCTTCCTGTGCCGCAAGGGACTGTACCTGGAAGACCTGTACGTGAAGCAATCGGTGCGCGGCAAGGGTTATGGCAAGCAGATGCTCGTGGCGCTGGCGCAACTGGCCGTCGAACGCGATTGCGGCCGCTTCGAATGGTCGGTGCTGGACTGGAATGAAAACGCGATCAACTTCTACAAGGGCATGGGCGCGGACGTGATGCCGGACTGGCGCATCTGCCGGGTCGCTGGCGATGCATTGACGCAATTGTCGGCAGGCACGCCAACATCGGCCTGA
- a CDS encoding glycine zipper 2TM domain-containing protein produces MKAPIIAVALLATLAGCAVQPNSANVYNARQAQNEQSVRMGTVESVRQVTIDKGETGTGVLAGAALGGVAGSTVGGGKGAIAASILGAVAGGMAGKSIEANASNKPGLEITVRLDNGDMRAIVQDADELFRPGERVRLLSDGRKTRVTH; encoded by the coding sequence ATGAAAGCACCAATTATTGCAGTGGCATTGCTCGCCACACTGGCCGGCTGCGCCGTACAACCGAATTCGGCAAACGTCTACAACGCGCGCCAGGCGCAAAATGAACAATCGGTCCGCATGGGCACGGTTGAATCCGTGCGCCAGGTAACCATCGACAAGGGTGAAACGGGCACGGGCGTGCTGGCGGGCGCGGCGCTGGGCGGCGTGGCCGGCTCGACAGTCGGTGGCGGCAAGGGCGCCATCGCGGCCAGCATCCTCGGCGCCGTCGCTGGCGGCATGGCCGGCAAAAGCATCGAAGCGAATGCCTCGAACAAGCCCGGCCTGGAAATCACCGTGCGCCTGGACAATGGCGACATGCGCGCCATCGTGCAGGACGCCGACGAGCTGTTCCGCCCGGGCGAGCGCGTGCGCCTGCTGTCGGACGGCCGCAAGACCCGCGTCACGCACTGA
- a CDS encoding cache domain-containing protein: protein MQRLFTGSLLCLAFAGGGVSAAVEPTEKDAIAMAERGAAFMKAHGKEEMMKKITAKDPDFVQGSLYVDMRDIKTGIVLAHPINPSIVGKDLTDVPDANGKKYRREIIELAQKQGKGWVDYQYKNPTSGKIEPKTTYILRVNDVVLEAGIYKK from the coding sequence ATGCAACGCTTATTCACGGGTAGCCTGCTGTGCCTGGCATTTGCCGGCGGCGGCGTCAGCGCCGCGGTCGAACCAACGGAAAAAGATGCGATCGCCATGGCCGAACGGGGCGCCGCCTTCATGAAGGCGCATGGCAAGGAAGAAATGATGAAGAAAATCACGGCGAAGGACCCGGACTTCGTGCAGGGCTCGCTGTATGTGGACATGCGCGACATCAAGACGGGTATCGTGCTGGCCCACCCCATCAATCCTTCCATCGTGGGCAAGGATTTGACGGATGTGCCCGATGCGAACGGCAAGAAATATCGTCGTGAAATCATCGAACTGGCACAAAAACAGGGCAAGGGCTGGGTCGATTACCAGTACAAGAATCCCACCAGCGGCAAGATCGAACCAAAGACCACCTACATCCTGCGCGTCAACGACGTGGTGCTGGAAGCGGGCATCTACAAAAAATAA
- a CDS encoding DNA-3-methyladenine glycosylase, protein MKKILAGIDFADDSSSVARQLIGVTVLVDGVGGRIVETEAYDRLDPASHTYGGMTPRNAAMFGPPAHAYVYRSYGIHWCLNFVCREAGHGAGVLIRAIEPVMGLDAMRERRGVEDARLLCSGPGKVCQALGVTHMHNRLALDAPPFMLLAREEEVTVHAGPRIGISKAMETPWRFVLAGSPHLSKPMRAPAS, encoded by the coding sequence ATGAAAAAAATCCTGGCGGGTATCGATTTTGCGGACGATTCCAGCAGCGTGGCGCGCCAGCTGATCGGCGTGACCGTGCTGGTCGATGGCGTGGGCGGGCGCATCGTGGAAACGGAAGCGTATGACCGGCTGGACCCGGCCTCGCACACGTATGGCGGCATGACGCCGCGCAATGCGGCCATGTTCGGCCCGCCCGCGCACGCCTATGTCTACCGCTCGTATGGCATCCACTGGTGCCTGAACTTTGTGTGCCGCGAAGCGGGCCATGGCGCGGGCGTGCTGATCCGCGCCATCGAGCCCGTGATGGGACTCGATGCCATGCGCGAACGGCGCGGCGTCGAGGATGCGCGGCTGCTGTGCTCGGGGCCGGGCAAGGTGTGCCAGGCGCTCGGGGTCACGCATATGCACAACCGGCTGGCGCTCGATGCGCCGCCATTCATGCTGCTGGCGCGCGAGGAAGAGGTGACGGTACACGCAGGCCCGCGCATCGGTATTTCCAAGGCGATGGAGACGCCGTGGCGCTTCGTGCTGGCCGGTTCGCCTCACTTGAGCAAACCGATGCGCGCGCCGGCCAGCTAG